A genomic segment from uncultured Marinifilum sp. encodes:
- a CDS encoding SPOR domain-containing protein: protein MLEVSKYIEDLLFVHDCVILPGFGGFVANYKPAKFDDNQQLVSPPSKDIGFNRNLIQNDGLLINHLADSENVSYAEAEKSILFFIEDLKVKIQRGEKVELNNVGAFFNDRRHNLQFEPSNSMNYLVDAFGLEQISFTELSKPVEERIHNIGANSVKVKNLFTRKRIWYTAAAACIAVVVFLPLSSERSSFLNSASMGFSDGKADLKENHVQLKAQISPPEELVKYEPKLTSKLAKLNVQKISSNMYYLIAGSFTTTDNAKILQKELISKSYPAIIIRNKNLYSVAINKFTSRTAVDKFKKKVIAANPKSSYWVLKK, encoded by the coding sequence ATGCTAGAAGTATCAAAATATATTGAAGATTTATTATTCGTTCATGACTGTGTAATTCTACCAGGTTTTGGTGGGTTTGTAGCTAATTACAAACCAGCAAAATTTGACGATAATCAGCAGCTTGTTTCACCCCCTTCAAAAGATATTGGTTTTAACCGTAATTTAATTCAAAACGATGGTCTATTGATTAATCATTTAGCCGATTCGGAGAATGTAAGTTATGCCGAAGCTGAAAAATCAATTTTGTTTTTTATTGAAGATTTAAAAGTTAAAATTCAGCGGGGAGAAAAGGTTGAATTGAATAATGTTGGTGCTTTTTTTAATGATAGAAGGCACAATTTGCAATTTGAGCCATCGAATAGTATGAACTATTTGGTTGATGCTTTTGGTTTGGAACAAATATCATTTACAGAGTTAAGTAAACCTGTAGAGGAAAGAATTCATAATATTGGTGCTAATTCGGTTAAAGTAAAAAATCTTTTTACAAGAAAAAGAATTTGGTATACTGCAGCAGCAGCTTGTATTGCCGTGGTAGTTTTCTTGCCTTTAAGCTCGGAGCGATCTTCATTTTTAAATTCTGCATCAATGGGATTCTCTGATGGCAAAGCCGATTTAAAAGAAAACCATGTACAGCTAAAAGCTCAAATTTCGCCACCCGAAGAATTAGTAAAATATGAACCTAAGCTTACAAGTAAATTGGCGAAGCTTAATGTGCAAAAAATAAGTAGTAATATGTATTATCTTATTGCTGGTAGTTTTACTACCACTGATAATGCTAAGATTTTGCAGAAAGAATTAATTTCGAAGTCTTATCCTGCAATTATTATCAGAAATAAGAATTTGTATTCGGTTGCAATTAATAAGTTTACTAGTAGAACTGCTGTTGATAAATTTAAAAAGAAAGTAATTGCTGCAAATCCTAAATCATCGTATTGGGTTTTAAAGAAATAA
- the galE gene encoding UDP-glucose 4-epimerase GalE, with amino-acid sequence MKKQILVAGGTGYIGSHTTVELQNNGFEVIIADNLSNSKIEVLDGIEAITGIRPIFEKVDLSVIEETEAFFKKYSKVQAIIHFAANKAVGESVAKPLMYYRNNLNSLMNILEAMKEHKIPNLVFSSSCTVYGQPDKLPVTESTPRKEAESPYGNTKSISEDIIRDTVKAHPELKGIALRYFNPIGAHPSSKIGELPLGVPNNLIPFITQTVAGIRTELSVFGDDYNTPDGSCIRDYINVVDLAKAHVVAIERLLENKHNSNYEYFNVGTGKGVSVLEIIESFERSTGQKIPHKIVARRPGDVEQIYADTSFANKTLGWKSESSLDDTLLSAWKWQENLK; translated from the coding sequence ATGAAAAAACAAATACTTGTAGCAGGCGGAACCGGATATATTGGATCTCATACAACAGTTGAGCTTCAGAATAATGGTTTCGAAGTTATTATTGCCGACAATTTATCAAATTCGAAAATAGAAGTTTTAGACGGTATTGAAGCCATTACAGGAATAAGACCTATTTTTGAAAAAGTAGATTTAAGTGTAATTGAGGAAACTGAAGCGTTTTTTAAAAAATATTCTAAGGTTCAGGCAATTATCCATTTTGCTGCAAACAAAGCAGTTGGCGAATCGGTAGCGAAACCATTAATGTATTATCGCAACAATTTAAATTCTCTTATGAATATTTTGGAAGCGATGAAAGAACATAAAATTCCAAATTTGGTATTTTCATCATCCTGTACTGTTTATGGTCAGCCAGATAAATTACCTGTTACTGAATCGACACCTCGAAAAGAAGCAGAGTCGCCTTACGGTAATACAAAATCGATAAGTGAAGATATTATTCGCGATACAGTAAAAGCTCATCCCGAACTAAAGGGAATTGCTTTACGATATTTTAACCCTATTGGTGCTCATCCATCATCAAAAATTGGAGAGTTACCTCTTGGAGTTCCTAACAATTTAATTCCTTTTATAACACAAACTGTAGCAGGTATTCGCACCGAACTTAGTGTTTTTGGAGACGATTACAACACTCCCGACGGATCATGCATTAGAGACTACATTAATGTTGTTGATCTTGCTAAAGCTCATGTTGTAGCAATTGAAAGGTTATTGGAAAATAAACACAATTCAAATTACGAATATTTTAACGTTGGAACAGGCAAAGGAGTATCGGTTCTTGAAATTATTGAGAGTTTTGAGCGTTCTACAGGACAAAAAATTCCGCACAAAATTGTAGCTCGTCGTCCGGGTGATGTGGAACAAATTTATGCAGACACATCATTTGCAAATAAAACTTTAGGATGGAAATCGGAAAGTTCGCTGGATGACACCTTGTTATCGGCCTGGAAATGGCAGGAAAATTTAAAATAA
- the rfbB gene encoding dTDP-glucose 4,6-dehydratase codes for MKKKILITGGAGFIGSHVIRLFVNKYPNYEITNLDALTYAGNLENLTDIDSKPNYNFIKGDITDLDFVTNLFNKYKFDGVLHLAAESHVDRSISDPLAFINTNILGTVNLLNAAKEIWKDDMSDKKFYHISTDEVYGSLGATGKFTETTSYDPRSPYSASKASSDHLVRAYFHTYKLPVVISNCSNNYGANQFPEKLIPLVINNIKHSKTLPIYGKGDNIRDWLFVEDHALAIDKIYHEGKVGETYNIGGNNEWTNIDLVKKLCDIMDKKLGQEIGTSQKLISFVKDRAGHDMRYAIDASKIENELGWKPSIKFEEGFEQTIDWYLDNTEWSDHILSGDYEKYYEKQYKNR; via the coding sequence ATGAAAAAGAAAATTTTAATTACTGGTGGTGCCGGATTTATTGGGTCTCATGTAATTCGACTGTTTGTAAATAAATATCCCAATTACGAAATTACAAATTTAGATGCCTTAACTTATGCTGGCAATCTTGAGAATTTAACAGATATCGACTCTAAACCAAACTATAATTTTATTAAAGGTGATATTACTGATTTAGATTTTGTAACTAATCTATTTAATAAATATAAGTTTGATGGTGTATTACACCTCGCGGCAGAATCGCATGTAGACCGATCTATTTCTGACCCACTGGCCTTTATTAATACCAATATTTTAGGTACAGTAAATCTGCTAAATGCAGCAAAGGAAATCTGGAAAGATGATATGAGCGATAAAAAGTTTTATCACATTTCTACCGATGAAGTTTACGGATCGCTAGGAGCAACAGGAAAATTTACCGAAACTACTTCTTACGATCCAAGAAGTCCATATTCTGCTTCAAAAGCAAGTTCAGACCATTTGGTACGTGCTTATTTTCATACTTATAAATTACCTGTTGTTATTTCTAATTGCTCCAATAATTATGGGGCCAATCAGTTTCCTGAGAAATTAATTCCTCTGGTAATTAATAATATTAAACATTCGAAAACTTTACCTATTTACGGTAAAGGCGATAACATAAGAGATTGGTTATTTGTAGAAGATCACGCTTTAGCCATTGATAAAATATACCACGAAGGTAAAGTTGGGGAAACCTATAATATTGGCGGTAATAATGAGTGGACTAATATCGACCTTGTTAAAAAACTTTGCGATATTATGGATAAAAAACTTGGGCAAGAAATTGGTACTTCACAAAAACTTATAAGCTTTGTTAAAGATAGAGCTGGACACGATATGAGATATGCCATTGATGCTTCAAAAATTGAAAATGAACTTGGATGGAAACCAAGTATTAAATTTGAAGAAGGTTTTGAACAAACCATAGATTGGTATTTAGACAATACCGAATGGTCGGATCATATTCTCTCGGGAGATTACGAGAAATATTACGAAAAGCAATATAAAAACAGATAA
- the glmS gene encoding glutamine--fructose-6-phosphate transaminase (isomerizing), with protein sequence MCGIVGYIGGKDAYPILVNGLRRLEYRGYDSAGIALRTNQTQLFKCKGKVQDLEDHVKGFDISGSIGIGHTRWATHGEPNDDNAHPHRSMNGKFVIIHNGIIENYALLKEKLVKRGYTFKSETDTEVLANLIEYIYLKGEVSAEIAVRLALTKVVGAYGLVVISEDEPDQLIAARKGSPLVVGVGNGEYFLASDATPIIEYTQSVIYLNDNDVAIISRDELTLKTIQNDKLTPHIQHLDLDIEQIEKGGYEHFMLKEIFEQTSSIHDTIRGRVSAKNKEVFLGGINDVIPKLVNARRILIIGCGTSWHAGMVGEYLFEEFARIPVEVEYASEFRYRNPVIFEDDIVLAISQSGETADTLAAIKLAKESGATVLGICNVVGSSIPRETDAGVYTHAGPEIGVASTKAFTAQVTVLTMMAMLVGYRKGTLCKEEYQELIAEFATLPKKIERILEKDQAIKELSKRYINSTNALYLGRGFLFPVALEGALKLKEISYIHAEGYPAAEMKHGPIALIDEHMPVFVAATKDKSYEKIVSNIQEVKARKGHVIAIVTEGDTVIGKMADYVIEIPETLEALAPLLTVIPFQLISYYIAVLRGCNVDQPRNLAKSVTVE encoded by the coding sequence ATGTGTGGAATAGTTGGTTATATTGGAGGTAAGGATGCTTACCCTATTCTGGTAAATGGTTTAAGAAGATTGGAATATCGCGGATACGATTCAGCAGGTATTGCCCTTCGTACAAATCAAACCCAGTTGTTTAAGTGTAAGGGAAAAGTGCAGGATTTAGAAGATCATGTTAAAGGATTTGATATTTCTGGTTCTATTGGAATTGGTCATACTCGTTGGGCTACACATGGAGAGCCTAATGATGATAATGCTCATCCACATAGATCGATGAATGGTAAATTTGTAATAATTCACAATGGAATTATTGAGAACTATGCGCTTCTTAAAGAAAAATTGGTAAAACGTGGATATACGTTTAAAAGTGAAACCGATACAGAAGTATTAGCTAATTTAATCGAGTACATTTATTTAAAAGGAGAAGTTTCTGCCGAAATAGCTGTGCGTTTAGCTCTTACAAAAGTTGTTGGTGCTTACGGCTTGGTTGTTATTAGTGAAGATGAGCCCGATCAGTTAATTGCTGCAAGAAAAGGCAGTCCGCTTGTGGTAGGAGTAGGAAATGGAGAATATTTTCTTGCTTCCGATGCAACTCCTATTATTGAGTATACTCAAAGTGTAATTTATCTTAACGATAATGATGTAGCTATTATTAGTCGCGATGAATTAACCTTAAAAACAATTCAAAACGATAAGTTAACTCCACATATTCAACACCTTGATTTAGATATTGAACAAATAGAAAAAGGTGGATACGAACATTTCATGTTAAAAGAAATTTTCGAACAAACCAGTTCTATTCACGATACTATTCGGGGAAGAGTTTCTGCTAAAAACAAAGAAGTTTTTCTGGGAGGTATTAACGATGTAATTCCTAAACTGGTAAATGCACGACGCATTTTGATTATTGGTTGTGGTACTTCCTGGCATGCAGGTATGGTTGGAGAATATTTATTCGAAGAATTTGCAAGAATTCCTGTCGAAGTAGAATATGCCTCCGAATTTAGATATAGAAATCCTGTTATTTTTGAGGACGATATTGTATTAGCTATTAGTCAGAGTGGTGAAACTGCCGATACATTAGCAGCTATTAAACTGGCGAAAGAATCGGGAGCAACAGTTTTAGGTATTTGTAATGTGGTTGGTTCAAGTATTCCGCGCGAAACCGATGCTGGGGTGTATACTCATGCAGGTCCCGAAATTGGTGTTGCTTCAACTAAGGCATTTACAGCTCAAGTAACGGTATTAACAATGATGGCCATGTTGGTTGGTTATAGAAAAGGTACGCTTTGTAAAGAAGAATATCAGGAGTTAATTGCCGAATTTGCTACACTACCTAAAAAAATTGAACGAATTTTAGAGAAAGATCAGGCAATTAAAGAACTCTCGAAAAGATATATTAATTCGACTAACGCACTTTATCTTGGACGTGGATTTCTATTTCCAGTAGCATTAGAGGGAGCTTTAAAGTTAAAAGAGATTTCTTACATTCATGCAGAAGGATATCCGGCAGCAGAAATGAAACATGGTCCGATTGCTTTAATTGATGAGCACATGCCTGTTTTTGTTGCGGCTACCAAAGATAAATCTTACGAAAAAATTGTAAGTAATATACAGGAGGTTAAGGCACGTAAAGGTCATGTTATTGCTATTGTTACTGAGGGAGATACTGTAATTGGTAAAATGGCTGATTATGTAATCGAGATTCCAGAAACTTTAGAGGCTTTAGCACCTTTATTAACCGTTATTCCTTTTCAGTTAATTTCTTATTATATTGCTGTATTGCGCGGATGTAATGTCGATCAGCCACGAAATTTGGCTAAATCGGTTACTGTTGAATAA
- a CDS encoding glycogen/starch synthase, with translation MEKTKVLFVSQEITPYLPESEMSDIGRHLPQGIQEKGKEIRTFMPRYGCINERRNQLHEVIRLSGMNLIIDDTDHPLIIKVASIQAARMQVYFIDNEDYFQRKKVLLDENGEGFADNDERAIFFARGVLETVKKLRWAPDVVHCQGWFTGLLPLYLKKAFNEDPLFTDTKVVFSIYDDEFTTSFSADFKDKAIIEGVTADDVSILENASYVSLHKLAIDQSDAIIMGSESINEEIKAYAQASGKPFMEYKNKDEYVSAYSEFYDELVAE, from the coding sequence ATGGAAAAGACAAAAGTATTGTTTGTTTCACAAGAAATTACCCCTTACCTCCCTGAAAGTGAAATGTCTGATATCGGAAGACATTTGCCGCAGGGAATCCAAGAAAAAGGAAAAGAGATTAGAACTTTCATGCCTCGATACGGATGTATTAATGAGAGAAGAAATCAATTACATGAAGTAATCCGTTTGTCGGGTATGAACTTAATTATTGATGATACAGATCATCCTCTAATTATCAAAGTAGCATCTATTCAAGCTGCTAGAATGCAGGTCTATTTTATTGATAATGAAGACTATTTTCAGAGAAAAAAAGTTTTATTGGACGAAAATGGCGAAGGTTTTGCCGATAACGACGAGAGAGCTATTTTCTTTGCACGAGGTGTATTAGAGACTGTTAAGAAATTACGTTGGGCTCCTGATGTTGTTCACTGTCAGGGATGGTTTACCGGATTATTACCTTTGTATCTTAAAAAGGCATTTAATGAAGATCCTTTGTTTACCGATACAAAAGTGGTATTCTCGATTTATGATGATGAATTTACTACTTCTTTTAGTGCTGATTTTAAAGATAAAGCAATAATTGAGGGAGTTACTGCTGATGATGTATCGATTTTGGAAAATGCATCTTATGTTTCTTTGCATAAACTGGCAATCGATCAGTCGGATGCTATTATTATGGGAAGCGAAAGCATTAATGAAGAAATTAAAGCTTATGCTCAGGCAAGCGGAAAACCGTTTATGGAGTATAAAAATAAGGATGAATATGTTTCTGCTTATTCTGAGTTTTACGACGAATTGGTTGCAGAGTAA
- the panC gene encoding pantoate--beta-alanine ligase — MKTVKLVADTKAIISKYKAEGKSVGFVPTMGALHAGHLSLTEQSVKDNDITIVSIFVNPTQFNNPNDLKSYPRCIDEDLDKLSKYKPDIIFIPEVEEMYPEPDTRVFNFGNLDEIMEGKNRPGHFNGVAQVVSKLFDIVNPDNAYFGQKDFQQVAVIKQMVKDLKLSVNIVPCPIIREKDGLAMSSRNTLLSEEQRKNASKISETLFKARNLATELNVTQLKEWVVKEINKNPYLSVEYFEIVDDTHLNQIQNWKEDNVKVGCITVQVGKIRLIDNVTF, encoded by the coding sequence ATGAAAACAGTAAAGCTTGTAGCTGACACAAAAGCAATAATCAGCAAATATAAAGCAGAAGGAAAAAGTGTTGGATTTGTTCCAACAATGGGTGCTTTACATGCCGGACATTTATCTTTAACCGAGCAATCAGTTAAAGATAACGACATTACAATTGTAAGTATATTTGTAAATCCTACTCAATTTAACAATCCTAATGATTTAAAATCGTACCCTCGATGTATCGATGAAGATCTGGATAAATTATCGAAATATAAGCCTGATATAATTTTTATCCCGGAAGTGGAAGAAATGTACCCAGAACCCGATACCAGAGTTTTTAACTTTGGAAATCTTGATGAGATAATGGAAGGTAAAAACAGACCAGGACATTTTAATGGAGTAGCTCAGGTTGTAAGTAAACTTTTTGATATTGTAAATCCAGATAATGCCTATTTTGGTCAAAAAGATTTTCAACAAGTAGCTGTTATTAAGCAGATGGTGAAAGATCTTAAGTTAAGCGTAAACATCGTTCCCTGCCCTATTATAAGGGAAAAAGATGGTTTAGCTATGAGCTCAAGAAATACCCTACTTAGTGAAGAGCAAAGAAAAAATGCATCAAAAATATCTGAAACTTTATTTAAAGCTCGTAACTTAGCAACCGAATTAAACGTAACTCAATTAAAGGAATGGGTTGTTAAAGAAATTAATAAAAACCCATATCTTTCGGTAGAATATTTTGAAATTGTTGATGATACACACTTAAACCAGATTCAAAACTGGAAGGAAGACAATGTTAAAGTTGGTTGTATCACCGTTCAGGTAGGAAAGATTAGATTGATTGATAACGTAACTTTTTAA
- the panD gene encoding aspartate 1-decarboxylase, which translates to MYIEVCKSKIHKASVTGANLQYVGSITIDEDLMDAANLIENEKVQIVNINNGERLETYVIRGERGSGTICLNGAAARKCAVGDVIIIIAYASMEFEEAKTWEPSLVFPDTATNKLI; encoded by the coding sequence ATGTACATTGAAGTTTGTAAGTCGAAGATTCACAAAGCATCAGTAACCGGTGCTAATCTTCAGTATGTTGGAAGCATAACCATTGATGAAGATCTAATGGATGCAGCCAATTTGATCGAAAATGAGAAAGTTCAGATTGTAAATATCAACAATGGTGAACGTTTGGAAACTTATGTGATTCGTGGCGAAAGAGGTTCAGGTACAATTTGCCTGAATGGAGCTGCTGCTAGAAAATGCGCGGTTGGTGATGTTATCATCATTATCGCTTATGCATCGATGGAATTTGAGGAAGCAAAAACATGGGAACCAAGTTTGGTATTCCCAGATACTGCTACCAATAAATTAATTTAG
- the rfaE2 gene encoding D-glycero-beta-D-manno-heptose 1-phosphate adenylyltransferase, which translates to MDKLQFIKDKIFFKQEEAYNILQNWRFKEEKIVFSNGCFDIVHRGHLEYLASAAAMGNKMIIGLNTDSSTQRLKGPSRPINDEYSRALLLASLGFVDMVILFEEDTPYNLINFVQPDVLVKGSDYNAEDIVGYDIVKAKGGEIKTLDFIEGFSSTGIIKKIQNEK; encoded by the coding sequence ATGGACAAGTTACAATTCATAAAAGATAAAATATTTTTTAAGCAGGAAGAAGCTTATAACATATTACAAAACTGGAGATTTAAAGAAGAAAAAATAGTATTCTCTAACGGATGTTTCGATATTGTTCATCGTGGACACCTTGAGTATCTTGCTTCTGCGGCTGCAATGGGAAACAAAATGATAATTGGCTTAAATACCGATTCATCAACTCAAAGACTAAAAGGTCCTAGCCGTCCGATCAACGATGAATATTCAAGAGCGCTACTACTGGCTTCGCTGGGATTTGTCGATATGGTAATTCTGTTTGAAGAAGATACTCCCTATAATTTGATTAATTTCGTTCAGCCCGATGTACTAGTAAAAGGATCGGATTACAATGCCGAAGATATTGTTGGATACGATATTGTAAAAGCCAAAGGCGGAGAAATTAAAACTTTAGATTTCATCGAGGGATTCTCATCTACAGGAATCATTAAAAAAATACAAAACGAAAAATAG
- the radA gene encoding DNA repair protein RadA, producing the protein MVAKSKTKSAWFCQNCGVESAKWVGKCPSCGEWNTFVEEIVVKSKTSNIVGTNKNVKNKPLKISEISSSEEKRFNTENMELNRVLGGGLVPGSLVLIGGEPGIGKSTLALQIALHLKNFTTLYVSGEESAQQIKLRGNRINSDNEKCLIVSETSLENIFSHIKNTQPNIVVIDSIQTLATERIEAGPGSVSQIRECTAQLLQFAKQSAVPVLLIGHITKDGNLAGPKILEHMVDTVLQFEGDQNHMYRILRATKNRFGSTSEMGIYEMQHTGLREVSNPSELLLSQEDESLSGTAISASIEGMRPFLIEIQALVSSAAYGTPQRSSTGFDLRRLNMLLAVLEKRAGFKISTKDVFLNIAGGIKVNDPAIDLAVIIAILSSSTDISIPKEVCFAGEIGLSGEIRSVNRIDQRISEAEKLGFKQIFVPKYNSKGLDISKFNIKIHLVSKVGQVFQTLFR; encoded by the coding sequence GTGGTTGCTAAATCAAAAACAAAAAGTGCGTGGTTCTGCCAAAACTGTGGGGTTGAATCGGCAAAATGGGTGGGTAAATGTCCTTCCTGCGGCGAATGGAATACTTTTGTTGAAGAAATTGTTGTTAAATCAAAAACATCGAACATTGTTGGCACCAATAAAAATGTAAAAAACAAGCCCCTAAAAATTTCAGAGATCTCATCGTCGGAAGAAAAACGTTTTAACACCGAAAATATGGAGTTAAACAGAGTTTTAGGAGGAGGATTAGTACCCGGATCTTTAGTATTAATAGGTGGTGAACCTGGTATTGGTAAATCTACATTAGCATTACAAATTGCTCTACACCTTAAAAATTTTACAACTTTATATGTTTCGGGAGAAGAAAGCGCTCAACAAATAAAATTAAGAGGAAATAGAATAAATTCTGATAATGAGAAATGTTTAATTGTGAGTGAAACCTCATTGGAAAATATTTTCTCTCACATTAAAAACACACAGCCAAATATTGTGGTTATCGATTCAATTCAAACGCTGGCTACAGAAAGAATCGAAGCCGGACCAGGCAGTGTTTCTCAAATTAGAGAATGTACAGCTCAATTGCTTCAATTCGCCAAGCAATCGGCCGTTCCGGTTCTTTTAATTGGTCACATTACAAAAGATGGTAATTTGGCCGGACCAAAAATTCTTGAACACATGGTTGATACTGTTCTTCAGTTCGAAGGCGATCAAAACCACATGTATCGTATTTTGAGAGCTACAAAAAATCGTTTTGGCTCTACCTCCGAAATGGGCATTTATGAAATGCAACATACAGGTCTGCGAGAGGTTTCAAATCCATCAGAATTATTACTATCACAGGAAGATGAAAGTTTAAGTGGAACTGCAATTTCTGCCTCTATAGAAGGAATGCGACCTTTTCTTATAGAAATACAAGCACTGGTGAGTTCGGCAGCCTATGGAACCCCTCAGCGCTCCTCAACAGGATTCGACCTTCGCAGGCTAAATATGCTTTTAGCTGTATTAGAAAAGCGTGCAGGTTTTAAAATTTCTACTAAAGATGTTTTTTTAAATATTGCCGGAGGAATAAAGGTTAACGATCCAGCTATCGATTTGGCAGTAATTATTGCTATTTTATCTTCGAGCACCGACATTTCAATTCCTAAAGAAGTTTGTTTTGCCGGAGAAATTGGATTATCAGGCGAAATTAGATCTGTAAACCGCATAGACCAAAGAATTAGCGAAGCCGAAAAACTTGGTTTTAAACAAATATTTGTTCCAAAATACAATTCTAAAGGTTTAGATATTTCCAAATTTAATATCAAAATTCATTTGGTAAGTAAAGTAGGACAGGTATTTCAAACTCTTTTTAGGTAA